From a single Desulfonispora thiosulfatigenes DSM 11270 genomic region:
- a CDS encoding FmdE family protein, which produces MCKLVSEWQRCVEFHGHECPGLAMGVKACEAAREKMNITFSKDEEVVCVTENDACGVDAIQVITGCTFGKGNLIYKGTGKMAFSFFNRSNGESLRMIVKDPTEEMDRKQRQEYILNSSVDKIFSFSKPTFSLPEKARIFTTIACENCGEGAPEYKMRMNDGKMVCLDCFKDYSRGW; this is translated from the coding sequence ATGTGTAAATTAGTTAGTGAATGGCAAAGATGTGTTGAATTTCATGGTCATGAATGTCCAGGACTTGCAATGGGTGTTAAAGCTTGTGAGGCAGCAAGGGAAAAAATGAATATTACATTTTCTAAAGATGAGGAGGTTGTCTGTGTTACGGAAAATGATGCTTGTGGAGTAGATGCAATTCAGGTAATTACGGGATGTACGTTTGGAAAAGGAAATCTTATTTATAAAGGAACAGGTAAAATGGCTTTTAGTTTCTTTAATAGGAGTAATGGTGAAAGTCTCAGGATGATAGTAAAGGATCCTACGGAAGAAATGGATCGGAAGCAACGCCAGGAATACATATTAAATTCATCAGTGGATAAGATTTTTAGTTTTAGCAAACCAACCTTTAGTCTGCCTGAAAAGGCGAGAATATTTACCACTATTGCTTGTGAAAATTGTGGTGAGGGGGCACCTGAATATAAAATGAGAATGAATGATGGCAAAATGGTATGTCTTGATTGTTTTAAGGACTATTCGAGAGGCTGGTAA
- the rsgA gene encoding ribosome small subunit-dependent GTPase A, with amino-acid sequence MNNRLINLGFSDRFIQQANLYNGLILGRVISQYKDLYKVATEKCELLAEVSGRFRHEVISRSQFPVVGDFVMIDRDNNKNGNAIIHQVLDRKSAFSRKAAGNENDVQFVAANIDMVFICMSLNKDFNLRRLERYIAITWDSGAVPVVVLTKSDLCGSLSKKLEEVNTVTVGVDVVVTTSMTEDGYETVLKYIKSGITVAFIGSSGVGKSTLINRLIGKDVIETGDIRDDDKGRHTTTRRDLIIISSGGAVIDTPGMREIGIESANISKTFTDIEELADKCKYSNCTHKNEPRCAVKQAIEEGIISEERFLSYEKLKKEAKYEGLNSRQIEKQKINEMFSGFGGIKNARNYIKSKNMKK; translated from the coding sequence ATGAATAATAGATTAATTAATTTAGGATTTTCTGATAGATTTATACAGCAAGCTAATCTTTATAATGGTCTTATCTTAGGGAGAGTAATATCACAATATAAAGATTTATATAAAGTTGCAACTGAGAAATGTGAATTACTAGCTGAGGTCTCAGGTAGATTTAGACATGAAGTTATAAGTAGGTCACAATTTCCTGTTGTAGGTGATTTTGTTATGATTGATAGAGATAATAATAAAAATGGTAATGCCATTATTCACCAAGTATTAGATAGGAAAAGTGCATTTTCAAGGAAAGCAGCAGGAAATGAAAATGACGTGCAATTTGTAGCAGCAAATATTGATATGGTTTTTATTTGTATGTCGCTTAACAAGGACTTTAATTTGCGAAGGCTAGAGCGTTATATTGCTATTACTTGGGATAGTGGTGCAGTTCCTGTAGTAGTTTTAACAAAATCTGACTTATGTGGTTCCCTTTCGAAAAAATTAGAAGAAGTAAATACTGTTACAGTTGGAGTTGATGTAGTTGTTACTACAAGCATGACTGAGGATGGATATGAAACAGTATTAAAATATATTAAAAGTGGCATAACAGTTGCCTTCATTGGTTCATCGGGTGTAGGTAAATCTACTTTGATAAATCGGCTAATTGGTAAAGATGTTATTGAAACAGGAGATATTAGAGATGATGATAAGGGAAGACATACAACAACAAGACGTGATCTAATAATAATTTCATCAGGTGGTGCAGTTATAGATACTCCAGGTATGCGGGAAATTGGAATTGAAAGTGCAAATATTTCAAAAACATTTACGGATATTGAGGAACTTGCAGATAAATGCAAATACAGCAATTGTACACATAAGAATGAACCACGGTGTGCCGTTAAACAAGCCATTGAAGAAGGTATAATCTCTGAAGAGCGCTTTCTAAGTTATGAAAAACTAAAAAAAGAAGCAAAATACGAAGGCCTTAATTCAAGACAAATTGAAAAACAAAAGATAAATGAAATGTTTTCTGGATTTGGTGGAATAAAAAATGCTAGAAATTATATCAAATCAAAGAATATGAAAAAATAA
- a CDS encoding cupin domain-containing protein, which yields MIVSHSKDVQGINNAGNENVLKKVLISPEVGWKDYVMRLFELSPGKDACSLRHSHEWPHIVYIVEGKGIIHLDGADNEVKAGSFAYIPGGKIHQFVNNSSEKFSFLCIVPPEGDV from the coding sequence ATGATTGTTTCTCATTCTAAAGATGTTCAAGGCATAAATAATGCTGGAAATGAAAATGTATTAAAAAAAGTATTAATTTCTCCGGAGGTAGGCTGGAAAGATTATGTTATGCGTTTATTTGAATTAAGTCCAGGTAAAGATGCTTGTTCGTTAAGACATAGCCATGAATGGCCTCATATTGTTTATATAGTTGAAGGTAAAGGTATAATTCATCTAGATGGAGCTGATAATGAAGTTAAGGCTGGTTCATTTGCATATATTCCTGGAGGAAAAATTCATCAATTTGTAAATAATAGTTCTGAAAAATTTTCTTTTCTTTGTATAGTACCACCTGAAGGTGATGTTTAA